The genomic window AagcatttcaattattttaggaaataaaataaaatttaatatttggccctaccaataaaaatataacaaaaaaaatcaagaagatAAATGTCTATTTCAAgaaaaatcaatcaatcaaatcTTTGTAATGGAGTGCAATTCTAATCGGGAGTGTTCTTTTCATATgctctttaatttttctttgtgttcatattttttacttctgaaaattttattttatatttcatatttgggCGATGCAAGAATTTCGTTATtggtgctgttgttgtagcagcatacatAAACTTTCCTCTCAAATGTATGGGCAATGTTGCTAGAGTGAGAGTCCTTGGTCGTTTATAAATTCGGGTCTGGTAATGTAGTATTGACTGCCGTGAAACCGAAGAATTTCAGGTCGCAATGTACGCGGCATTAAGAAATTCGAATGGAATGACCATCAATACCATAACAATTTTGCTCcatacatacaattttgctCATGAATCTGTCCATAAAAGTCCTGATTAATTTATTATGAACACTCTACAGCTTCGATTTGGATTTTATATAGCATTGAGGTGAGTTAGAAAAATGATGACTTGACTGACTTTTCAACCAAATGCGCAGAGCTTTTGAAAATAATCGGAGAAAAGATAACTCAACAGCAACTTAGTCATGACTCAtccattttggaaaaaactatttcaataaattacTAACTGGATATAgtgagaaaataatataaaataaacccCTTTAACCTGCTCGTTCACACTTCATTGCCAAAAGGACTTGGCACTTAATAATTTgattaattgtaaaatattttttacacaaaaaacttttactttgaATACCTAAATTGCAACTAAAATTAGTTTTGCGTTCCCTAAACAAATGTCGCATTACTTtcaataatttacaaaatttgtatactGCCATTTAAGCCGGCAAGTACGCACATAACAGCACTTACAAATATACAAGCCATGCACATGAATGTTTGATTTTAAGCGATTAAGTGTACATAGTTTGCAGTATCAAGATAGATAGGTAAGTAGGTATTTAGTATTTGATTAGTTTTACTTTGGGCCTAAAGCCCGCCGCTGCTCGTCATTGTAGTCACTTCGGCCAGCAACACCACTTTGGGTGATTACTCAGCGCCCGCCGAACTGTCTGGTGTCACATTTGAGTCTAAACTCGCACAGTCGGACTCCTGATCTTGATTCTCCGAGTAGTTAGCTGCCTCCTGTAGGCGCATGAGCATATTTAACTGAATCGAAAGAAGACGCAGAAAGAagtgttaaataaaatttattaggaGACAATTTTGCCGCTTACCAATGGATCTGGATTGTCGCCATTGCTAGCCGCCACACCTTCTAGTCCTACATCTTCTGCGTTTATTTGCCGCAATGGTGGCACCGAATCCGGACCATATGGCCATGGATAGGAGTTGCGTATGAAAATCGATGGATCATTCCATGCGCCACCGCGTCGTCCATACAATTGTACACCCTCGCGCACTGCCTCAACCAGATATGGTGAGAGATGATAATTCCAAATGTCAGTGAACCACACTTGTGAGTCCTTCAAGTCCAATGGACAGGCGAGAAAGAGTCGCGGTCCGATTGTTACATCGCTGGAGCTGTGCGCctccaaaaatcgatttatatGCTGCCACACGCTGGGCAACCAAGCCAGAACAGTTGACAATTCGGGCTGAGGGTGGCCAGTCTGCAGTTCCAGCTGAAATAGACGGCGACGTAGAAAGCGGCCAAGGAAACCTTTTACCGGTTCCATGTGGTTGGCAGTGAGTACCTGCAATCAGAGGTGGAAAAATACATTAGCAGAgctgcaaaaattttaagtctatgagagaGAAGAACTGCTGAAAACTGGTAAATTCCGAAGAAGGGATGTGATGATCTCCGAAATAGGCCCTAAAACGACTTCAGAGGACCCGACTTAGGTCTTTGGCCAAATCCCCCATTCAGTATTTGCAGAAATTCTAGCTGCCAGCTGCGACTTACCCATCGGAAGTTATGATGCAACTGCAGATTGGTTGTGTTGCACGTGGCCTGCGACATGGTGCCAATTATGCATGGCAGCTTTCCAGCAGGACCAGCGCTTAGCAAGCAGGAGAAGACATCGCCCAAAGCTGACGCGTGATGCAGATTATCCAGAATGATCACAGATGGCAATTCTGAAGCGCCATTCGCAATGGCTGCCTGTTCGGCCACATGGCCGAGATACTGACGCAGCTCCTTTGAAGATTTATGGTCAACGCtgcagagaaattaaaaaattaatagatttCCAACAATGAAATTTGCCTAAAACTTACTTGAAAGTTGCAATCGTTTCGGAGGGATTACCGCGTCCTGAGCGTGCCACCAAAAACTCCGCCAATCTACGGGCTAAATAGGATTTACCTGTGCCACTGGGTCCGCACAAGATTAACCGACGATGCTCGGTTAACAGGCTGATGTAACGGTGCACAATGCTACGCGGTATCAAGCTATCAAAGGCTAGGCTGCCTACACCTTGCAGACAGATATACAGCGTGCGTACGTTGCCAATGATGTAGCCACAGGGCAGCAGCTCCGGGAAGCCCATTTCTGGGCCACGCTTCGCTTCACCCAAGTGGTAAGATGTGATTGAGTCTGTATTCAAACCCAGATTGGTACCGGGATCAATGCGCGACACGTAATCTTTGAAAGTTTTCCGCACAATATAGTCCAGATTCTGCCAGGTTGTCTTGCCCgagatgtatgtgtatgcgacgACAAACTCATTCAAACTGGCCGTGGGAAACGACTTACGTTCGCTGATGCCATCCGCATCGACACCATTTGCATAGAATTCATCGGCCTCTAGCATTTCCTCGCAGTACTTGACAAAGGACTCGGGTTGTCCCAGATAACAAGCGATGGCAATTTTCTTGCCATCAGTGACATCGGGCAGCTCCTCAACTGCCGCGGCTGCAATATGTGCCGGGCTAGGAATCGTATTGAGTGCGGGTGGTGGTGGCGTTAGATCAATATGAGTTGCAGGACTTAGTGGTGGCGGTGGCGGCTCTGGTGCTGGTGCAGGCGGAATGTTCTCTTCCTCGACCTCTTCCTCCAAACGTTTTGGCAGCTCCATTGGTGGGCGCGCATTGCCATCTGCTAACGAGTAGCGGCGTGATTCGCCGATAGAACCGCTCGGGCTAATCGCATTACCCAGCGACGCTTCAGAGCCAGCTAATGAACGGCTGGTGACCAACTTTTGCAGACGCTCGTTATTTTGCTTCAATGACATCATCTCAGCGCGCATTTTGTTCACCGTATctttgagactctccaattgAGAAGCAGAACTCAGTGCCTCCAAACGTATATCGGTCAACACCAAGTCCTTTTCGCGCAATTGTTTCTTGAGGTCTTCCACCACCTGATGGTCATCGTGATCGATTGCATCGATCGGCTTCGCATTGTCTATCAGCGTGACAGTCTTAGCTGGACTACCTTTGGTGGGCGAAGCATTAGCTGTAGGCAGCGGTGGTGGCGGCTGTGTAGCCAAGGCGGCCAAACCTACAACAGCATCGGCATGGCTATGGCCATTAGCTTTGTTGTAAGCAGCGCTGTTTTCGGCATGCACTCCAGGCGTTGCATGCACACCTATGCCAGGGTTGCTGCTGCCAGTGCCTCCTACATGATGATGACCGACGTGCCGACTAGTCTTCGAAATTTTGGCATTGCGGGAGAATGCTTTGGTGAAGGAGCTGCGCAGCCAACCCTTcttcttttgctttttgtcCTGCGTCGAACAGCCGGAACTAATGGAATTCAATGAACACATCGAATCAGAGCTGTGATGACGTTGCATAACACCGGTTGCAGTAGACGAAGGCGTCGATGAGGCGGTACCATTGCTGGCCCCATTCTGATTCGACATCGGCTGCTGTGTGATGGCAGTGCGACCGAGCTGTTGTTGCTCGTTCTGCTGCGTTTGCACGCCCATGCTTTGCATATGCGCAGATGTAAGACCCGCCTGAATGGATTGCTTGCGTAACAGCTCAATTGTTTGACGCATATCGGTCAGCTCACCATCCTTGCGCTCGGCGGTAGCCGTCAGATGCTGAAGGCGTGACGTCATATTGGAGAGTGACTGCTCAAAGGCGGCAACCACATGAGCCTGAAATGGAGAATGTGAAAGAATTAATTAATGGAGAGTAAAGGTAGTCAAATGATgctaggaaaaaattaaatgttaattaaattaaaaattggaggatgtatgaggtgtgttcaaaaggtAAGGTGACTTTTCAGACTTCGCGGCAAATGGATACAAAACCGTGACTTTGTGTTGGCCACAAATAAAACCTTAACAGATGTACTCATCGAAATTGAAACTTTACGACTTGCTCttgttcacaaaacaaaaaatacctaTGAAAAGACGGAGATTTGTCCTAATTGTAGAGCGAAGGCCATACTTTGTGGAAGAGCTCAGGAGGTAGCAAAGCGCTCTTAGGTGAGAAGCGGTTCGGAGATTGGAAAAAGCGTTGACTTTAGTGTATTACTTTAGTGtattttggctaccgttttcgaaaccgaataatcagccgaaattccgtgatttaagcccgttggactattttttgtggggagccgttaaggacaaatgctatgcgaaccatccagagacgattggtgctttaaaatacgaaatcgaaattgccattcatgaaattggagcccaaacaattgaaaatgtactaaaaaattgtgttgattGAATGGCcgactgtaaagccagtcgtggcagtcatttgaacgatattatttttcattcataaatgacaatgttcaatcttcaaaataaaaaaaagtttgaaaaaatattgattagtttttttttatagccgattcaaaaagcaaattctatatggcccaccctatagatattgattaataaataaatacttttcgagaaaaataaaaagtcactttactttttgagcacacctaGTCCACAGGTAGGAATCGATGCATTCAGCTCagttatgatttttgttaacaaaaatatatatacgctTCTAAACTGTACTACTTTTTGTAAAACGAAATTTGAATTTGGTGGAAGTTCCATCAACATACGATACCAGATATTCGGCAGAaatttcttcttgattggctcgatttttttaatgaaatgtgTAAGAAGCATGACTCCTCGTTAACGAAGAGCCCATATTACGCCAGCTGACTCGCAAGAAATGGTGTTGGATAGGCCACGTTGTTAGAAAACCACCACACAGCATCACAAGAGTGGCCCTGGATTAGAAACCTCAGGGAAGCAGAAGCCGCGGCGGACCAAAGAAAAATTCACCGTGCCTGACCTATGGAAGATAAACACAAGCTGGGATAATGTGAAGACGAAGACGAGACAAACTAATCGCGTTCGTTCGAAAAGCCTTGTATAGGTTCTCTTTAcatccaaataaaatattaaaaaaatcgctAATTTTAGTTAAGTACAGCGTACAATTATGCAGTGcgaccaccttcctaagcttcGGAGCCCCGAATGCCGCCATCgtagtccaaccaccacccatcgcagTCGAAGAGTTTCGGCTGCCTCATGAGACCTGCCTGACTTTGGCTTATAGAAATCGAATCAGTAAGATTATCGCATCAAATACTTGCAACAATGAAAGCGATATACCTTCAACGCTCAAAGTGGCAGCGCAACTTGTAGCAAAGAAGTCAAAAGCTGCTATCGACTGGGGGTGGACAGCCTACGAACTGATGACAAAGCACAGACGCCTGAGCCAAGTGCTCACGTCGGTATCAGACCACGACATGTCAGCAATACTTTCAACATCTTTGCTGCTGTTCTATTTGCTGCAGAACCACTTATGAAATGGAAGCAATGGATATTATCGATAGGATATAATCTCCATATGCCCATGTGAGGGGAGCCATAAAGGCGGCGccaccttgatgaaatgttAGCACGGTCTCAGGGTGGAATTCAGCCGAGAAGGaggttatagtgttagtggtaTGTGGAGCAtgcgacggcacctttgatgatgtttctgacattttgattttaaccacCTTCGTTTTTAGTTTAGTATTTTTACAGAATGTCACGCTTTGTTTTAAAGAGCtttaatggttaaaaaaaaccatatatgtatgtaaatctaAACTTATACAAGGTATGAAAATATGGGTATCAATTGAAAGAGGACAGTGAGCGCattcctaaattttttaattttttagttatctTGGGGTAAAGCACCTCATAAACTACCATTCAAGTTTTTATCCTCCCATATCCTTGAcgattttcattcaaatcataAAATCCAAAATTGTTCTTTCATTTGGTACCCATATTCCAGTACCttatgacatatttttttttttaagccagTTTCCTTATTGTGACTTTAAGgccttttaaaaaagaatcGTGACTTTCtatgcaaaaattcaaattgcagattttctttatttaacctaaagtttcttcgcacgaatgtatgtatgtacatatatcgattTTCTCATATAAGacaaaaatagtttaattttgtagcacggtgttgtaaaaaaaatcctatcCAAACTAATTTCTGTACTTTACGAACACACTGTAATAAGTAAATGGCGAAAATTGACtaataaagataaaatttttcaagaatgaAAAAACTTAGCACAACACACAAAAGAAATTAAGAATGACTTGTGCAACTTGAGCATAAAGTGAGCCACCGACAACAGACAATGAGGCAAAAATGCAACAATGCGCCTGTGGAATTAGCGGGTGGGCGCACAAGCATTATTCTAGTAACGCAGCAGCAGCCGCCGAACAATGCATGCAACCGCAGATGGCACAAAACTGATTTCATAACAACAATACCAACAAAtactagcaacaacaacaattgcagtTAGCCGCAGGaatgtaatttataaaattgcgAAGCGCAAGAAGTGAATGGAAGTTTGAAGTTACGTAGAAGATCGGCGATAATGATGGCgaagaaaaagaaatagaaaataacCCATGCACATCTACTGGTTGAGCGGATAATTTTACTAGTCAATAACTATGTATACGTATCGCATATACAAATAACTATGCTATGTTGCGTGCAATCTGATATTTGTTCAGTGCCGATTCTCGCCattattattatcttttatgTGCCATGCAGTCTACCGTTCGCGTGCCAGTTTGCTTTGGGTAACAATGAtgatcgataagacgatgagtTCTTAAAAACACTGGTCAAGCGCATAGACCGGCCGTGGGCAAACATTTCTGATCAATAAAGATGAAGTTGGGTATGAatagatgtgtgtatgtatgtatataagtacatatgaatgtatggatATTCTGAAAAttgcgtttatttattttaaatagagtaacaatttatttttatatactgttattattattattattatttattagagcaatatgaaatataacactaatTGATAGAGCACACTAGCTACTTAGGCCTACGGTGCTATATACtgttacatatatattacatatgctACAAATCTGATAAAAAAAGCTGAgccgaattttatttttgctgctgattcgatttatatatatgtaaatactttaCGAGTACATCGAAGAGTGCGGGGCCTTTGGACAATTAAGgcgtggtctagaattttcaaaaaatcgatttttttgtttttgatatttcgaaagcataggcttttaagaatatacggTCAAATTTTTGGAGCacttttcgattctacagccgttttagcaggtagagtcagattcgtcacgcggcggcatcaatggtcgcactatccactctcaaaactttaaactcaattgtctcaaaacgacttttttcggaaTGGtgttgtccaaaaaaaaaaaaaacactattcaatcgaatcgtctgaaattgtaATAGGTTGTTCACACAATCAATGGCTATCACTCGAACtagaataatattattatttctatcatattttttgattaaaaaactaaaaaaaaaaccgatttttagagtttcaaaatcaaaatcgcgccatttcgtaaaatttttttatattctagtAAGGGActtagctacagtcatactgattaatttgtttttttggattttgtgtttcagatacaataaatagaagagccaaaatgggcaacaccgtccaggtaaaatttttcgggagggttaACCTAAGCGccatttctaagatttttaacattaaaacatttttttttcatttttatatgtatcgtttaaatatcgtttttaattttttttattgtaaaaaaattcctgaaaataccctaaattttcgatcGCTAGACCACCTTAAAACCAAATGTCTGAAATTATCGATAATAAcctattattcaaaatattgatgAATTGCTAATATTCGTTAATTGTCTCGGACATACTTAGAGAAATTTTTCTAACTTAAAATTAATCTTCTCCAATTGAAATTTATCTGCCCCTTAAACACACCTTCATGTTTGACACAGTCTGttatcatggtgaaaagatttttagaggtgtgctttttattcggctctgagcgaattttatAGAATCAGCTGATGAGCCGACGTCACTttggatgtgtttacaaaaacactgagattgtgttgggaTATACGAAAAAggtcaaccaatgacacttcgatGCTATCtgagcaacgactgattggacaaaTGTGTGAATACTTGTGAAATCGTGCAAAATTCGGCTGCCGAACCTCCCAAGGGACGGGGCAGCCAAGGTTCCCCTCACAACTTCCTTTTTCTCCAtagttaaggggacagatacctgtcaacggccatattttcccggattttcattaaaattatttcaaatgaagaagtcaatatatttttttcaaaattgacatacagtttatttatacattaaaatatattagtatgtaacattttttttttttttttaatttaatcatttaaaatagcggatgtacactcaattcttctaggaatgtttaaaaaaaaattatattaattaaatttggggcgaattttcctaccatttttgcttcgaaaaaattatttttttgaaaaaatttggaattgtaaattcacatagaaagtaatatcataaaaaagatgtgtgcaacatttcagggagatcggtcaataacttttcgatttcacgtgtacgccaattcgaaaaatatagttttgagaaaaccgCGTCTAAAGTtcgaatacaacgtaactatacctctcccagcgctcgaacgcaaagaatataagaaatacttaaatttacgtactaaacattttttgacatattcttaaaggattatattaacattttatgaaaaaaaaataaggacaATACCTATTAATGGCCATCTGGTGGCATATGACACTCGATGTTCCTTTTGCCGAAAATTTAACGCAATGCCAGCCATCGAAGAATAGTTCAATATAATCGAAGAATAATCCGTTGACTTAAAATTCGAGCCAAAGAGTGGCTCGGGGTGTAGGCATGGGAAGTTAAAATATCACTCTTGGCATTCCAGTTTCTCAAATGCAAAAACTTTGGCCGAAAATTGTGATCAAAGaataagcgaaattttttaaGGACATCCGTTAAATTTCCACCATTTCGGTAGAGAATATTTACAACTCCTATACATCGTGCGTCCGTAAGATTTTCCATGGCAAAACCTCAATATTGATATATGACGCTGCCAAACCACAGCTATGTGGGGCTAGCACAAAGCAATGTCGCGAAACGAAACTACTCGtattagaaaataattgaaaataaatttaattttgttgcagTTTAAcgtgcaacatttctaaaaaataattgattgccAATTTTCGTGGCCAAACGAAAGAGAAAATAAGTATGTAGTTGAAAATAAAGCTCAATTTGTTCCactaaaatatctttaaaaagcCAAATACCTCACTTCTTCTTATGCAGCTTCAAGGTTAATCCTAAATGGTAGCAATTTTCTAGGCGCTTGTCGGCTGCACACACACAtgacacacacgtacatacgtGTATAAAAGTTGTGTATGTGGGTGGACGTGTGTGCTTGCAAGCAATTTGTTGTCGCATCACGTAAGTCGTCGTACATAAAATTTGATTACACCCAACGTGATGCGATGCGTCTGATAGCTGCAATGAAGCTGGCTGCCTTGTTGGCTGGCTGGGCGGTTGGCTGCTGCAAATGACCGGGAATGTATTGAATTAAAGGAAAAAGTTGCAATAGAAAAGGTCAAAGTCAGGCGTGCTAGTGCTGTCTTTTTTAAATTAGTGGTAAAAAAACAATTCCCATGGGAGCAGGCGAAGAAAGTAGAAGCCCCGCGTGTAGGTATTTTAGCAATCGCGTAGGGGAGTTAATGATTGCGTATATTCTTGTGGTAAAGACTGGTCTGATAAAAGTTGGAGGTGtgcataatttatatttttttataagaaaagtaCGTTTTTTACCATAATTACgcaatttgtttgtaaaacttGTTTCACACTtagaattacattaaaaatcgtttttaacAAATCGGTCTTGAGAGGTACACAGACGACTTTGAAGAGCAAAATGTGAACTTGAAACAGTTTTTGAATATGAGTGCAGAGGAGTTTCAGCGCATGATTGTTCGATTTGCTGAGCTAATTGAATggcttttaactttattttaaattttttaatacttttatttgaatttgttattttttcgcgAAATCGGTGTTACTTTGTGTGACActcttttttactaaatcaatAATAATTTGGTTTTGACAAGAattaaaaggaaacaaaaattttgaaattcataTTTCCTCCCAAGAATATCTATTACTCGCTTCTGCCCACTCTGTCTAcgttgggttaggttaggttatggtggtagttggtctgtacgaccaactcacaTAGACCGTAGACCAGAGCCGTTGTGATGCCATTTACTCCTCATTTACttttcttcgtggaaccatcttgtggctcttatgaagcgcccATGCCCACGCCGGACTGTTccataagagaattgaaaaagtatttacctagacaatcTGCTCAGTTAAGTTAAGGCTGGacagaggaagtgctcaactgtttcttcctcttcctcttcgtcttcctcatctctacaatattcatggaagAAAACTCTTAGTCTGAAGGAatacctgccaaatagccaatggccGATTATACAAGCcgcgaccttcgagatatcctctCTTACAGATTACagaagaaaaaacataaaaattcaaaattttaatgtatacaaatttgtgtagtaaaattatttaaaaaaaatgtaataatatttttataacgggtggttacatttcaagggccaatgttgaatgtgaaccacacctaaacgtcaacgacaccgttggacttctttctttggggttatttgaaagaaaaggtctacgttgataagccagcaacaattcaagagctagagaatgagataattcggcatattaacggcatagaacctgaattatgcctcagcgtcatcgaaaatttgggccatcggatggaggtgtgccgtcgaggccgcggcggccatttggcccatattttgttccatacgtaactgagctatatcaatattatcataataaacaaaaaaatgacaataatttcctaaaaaaattgtattttattcaaaatcaacaccggcccttgaaaatTAACCACCCTAGTGTACAAAATTTAGCGAGGATAGTGTAAAagaattatttgttattattacagTCAACCAGCAATAGCTCCTCACTGACAAGATCCACTACAAATATTAGGCctttaatcgattttcagtACTGGAAAATTTAATGAGAGAAACTAGAGCACTTCcgccttttttgtaaattttcttgcTGCTGAATTTCAGGCAATATCAactctaaataaataattacagcACTCAATAGCATTTTTGGAACAGAAAAGTGACCACATAATTCTGAAAATACATCCTGAGTAGAACAAAGTTATAGTACAGcaagtctttttttttgttttttctacggagtataaaattttaaaaattctggccatagaaatctttataaagtgttaaaaagtgttttaagtCGATTTCTGATTGAAATATGCGGCCTTATCGTGAATTCTATGTGAACAAATCGTCTCCGTGAATTTCAATacaataaaagaacaaaattcgtaaa from Anastrepha ludens isolate Willacy chromosome 5, idAnaLude1.1, whole genome shotgun sequence includes these protein-coding regions:
- the LOC128865308 gene encoding protein sickie — its product is MSATTRPPLSPATTPLYDGYATIRSRGLYRSRSIRAAELEAELNGTNTNASNSATDMRRPALVERRRTLSLKSDYSQCSCCSGNSGICQNAQRLGRANSTTSGTLSATTPSVAEEIYASRPVAKAVKAPKIGDMEPLYASTHTRAAGFRPLSNASSSSGGGGSNGGGCRDSAIDSTGSGSIAVEYHNMKKNSRFSLDSLQSSATPKTPDYTAVEDENIFLYTAPESPKRRLDSTSTRHSYGDSERCYSPISTKNSFEIQDITVHSGRISGDFSPSKLRRSSTRSNTSNTSSHYSRTKSLIESSRPSTLMTNSYHRSESESPTYAGRPALSPNAPPTPVRRESLYAKPKIYAMYTPTVPPTPTSHSRPTSPCQSPTKSPLRSLTNSTTYQPQLPALSTPQRSTSAEILERSHTSHSLNTIDQDDMPAVPNAMPVLQNAVDRRYHTLGHMRVQSMGTGLYRSYDSSPMGSMLNMMGGVYYSAYAGRQHHSMLHTNKSAGNIYASADDAVADLNRLAPEYIDPLDFKIGCQTTLRSKPVIPWYELAIKRDLKRQSCPPITGSGLTNGSNTLSMSRSTDNKAHVVAAFEQSLSNMTSRLQHLTATAERKDGELTDMRQTIELLRKQSIQAGLTSAHMQSMGVQTQQNEQQQLGRTAITQQPMSNQNGASNGTASSTPSSTATGVMQRHHSSDSMCSLNSISSGCSTQDKKQKKKGWLRSSFTKAFSRNAKISKTSRHVGHHHVGGTGSSNPGIGVHATPGVHAENSAAYNKANGHSHADAVVGLAALATQPPPPLPTANASPTKGSPAKTVTLIDNAKPIDAIDHDDHQVVEDLKKQLREKDLVLTDIRLEALSSASQLESLKDTVNKMRAEMMSLKQNNERLQKLVTSRSLAGSEASLGNAISPSGSIGESRRYSLADGNARPPMELPKRLEEEVEEENIPPAPAPEPPPPPLSPATHIDLTPPPPALNTIPSPAHIAAAAVEELPDVTDGKKIAIACYLGQPESFVKYCEEMLEADEFYANGVDADGISERKSFPTASLNEFVVAYTYISGKTTWQNLDYIVRKTFKDYVSRIDPGTNLGLNTDSITSYHLGEAKRGPEMGFPELLPCGYIIGNVRTLYICLQGVGSLAFDSLIPRSIVHRYISLLTEHRRLILCGPSGTGKSYLARRLAEFLVARSGRGNPSETIATFNVDHKSSKELRQYLGHVAEQAAIANGASELPSVIILDNLHHASALGDVFSCLLSAGPAGKLPCIIGTMSQATCNTTNLQLHHNFRWVLTANHMEPVKGFLGRFLRRRLFQLELQTGHPQPELSTVLAWLPSVWQHINRFLEAHSSSDVTIGPRLFLACPLDLKDSQVWFTDIWNYHLSPYLVEAVREGVQLYGRRGGAWNDPSIFIRNSYPWPYGPDSVPPLRQINAEDVGLEGVAASNGDNPDPLLNMLMRLQEAANYSENQDQESDCASLDSNVTPDSSAGAE